The DNA region GCCGCCTTCCTCGTCTTCGCCGCCCTGCCGACCGCCGCCGCGCTGCTCCGCAGGACGCTCACGGCCCGGCCTGCGCACGGCCTGCGCACGGCCCTGAACACCCTCACCGTGGCCTCGGTCACGACCACGGCGCCGCTCGCGGTCTTCCTGGTCGACGTGATGGACGGCGGCCCGTCGCTGGGACTGGGCGGTGCCCCCACGCTCGTCGGTCTCGTCGAACGCCTGGTACTCGCCGCCGACTTCGGGTGGGTCGCGCTCGCCATAGCAGCGGCGGGCGCCCGCAACGAGCAGGGGCGGGACCGTCGTGCCTGATCGGCGCATGGACCGACTCGCCGTCCCCGCCCCTGCCAACCCCGCGCGGTTCGACTCGTCGACTGGTTCCTCGCGGCCGGCACCGCCGTCGCCCTCCTGGCCGGCACCGCCCGGCTCGGCGGCCGGCTGGACGCCGCGGGAGCCCTGCCGCTCGCCCTGTGGCTGGGCCTGCTCCTTCTGACTCGCCGCCGGTGGCCGCTCGCCGTGCTGCTGCTGAGCGTGCAGGCCGTCGTCGTGTTCCGCACCTCCGGACTCACCGACACCGGCTGGGTGTGGCCGCTCCGCCACGTACGCCACCCTGGCCGCCGACGACCGGCCCGGCTGCCCCGGCCTCCCATGGGCGGCCGGTGTCGGCTTGGCAGAACTGGCCTTCGCCGCGACCTGGGAGACGACCACCGGCGGCGCCACCCCGCGCGAAGGCCTCGGCTCCCTGGGCGCCGAGGCCCTGTGGCTGGCGGTGCTCCTCGCCGCCGCGACCGCCTACCGCAACCGCCTCCGCTGGCGCGCCGAACTCGACGAGCACCTGCTGCGGGCCGTGCGGGAACGGGACTCGGAGGCCGGCCGGCGGATCGCGGAGGCCCGCCTGGAGATCGCCCGCGAACTGCACGATGTCGTCGGGCACACCCTCACCGTCGTCGGGATCCGGCTCCGGGTCGCGGCGGAGGTCCTGGACGACTCACCGCAGGAGGCGCAGGCCTCGCTCAACCACCGACCAGCAGGTCCGTACCGAGGCCGTACGGGACCTCGGCGCGCTCGTCCACGTGCTGCGCGCGCCGGGCGAGGCCCCGGAAGACCCCGCCGCCGGAGTCCCCGAGGTCGCGGCGCTCGTCGACCGGATGCAGTCGGCGGAGCTGGACATCCGGCTGGGGACGTCCGGCGATCTCGCCGCCGTCCCCGCACCGGTCTCCCTCACCGTCCACCGCATCGTTCAGGAGGCCCTCACCATCACGTACCGCGATCCGGGATCATCCCACGCTCAAGATCCACTTCCGGAACACGCCGTGGCGCACTTGTCGGGGCGGCAACGCTCAGAGCGCGTCGAATGCCGCCTGGAACGCGTCCGCCGTGGGGACTATGACGACCGCCTTCCCCCGGAGATCCGCAGGAAGATGGCGGCGCTCCTCCTCGTGGAAGATCAGCGCGCCACCGTCCTGGGGCACGATCGAGGCCCTGAGGGCTGCCGCCAGCCGAGCAAGCACGCCGCTCATCGCGCCACGGGCGAAGTGCGTCGCCGTCACGCACAACATCACGTCCTCGTCCTGGGACGCGTGGTAGAGGTCCGCCTCGCCCCCGTCCTCCGCGCGGAGCTGGGAGAAGCCCTCCCCCGGGCCGCCCGCCACCACGTACGGCTCCGTCACCTGCCGGAATCGTTCGGCGTCCAGGGCGACGGCCTCACCGGCCATGAACCGGAGCAGGAAGATGCTGTAACTCACGGGTACACTCTGCCATCGCCATGATCCGCCGGACAGGCCCGAGGCCGGACCGGTCTGCTGTTCCAGGTGGACCTGCGCAAGCCAGAAGGTCCGTTTCGTCCCTCTGCCGCCAGGCCCCACGCGCTGCACCTTGAGGTCCTCCGGACCCGCGGGTGACGTCCCACACGAGTTGAGCAGAAGGCACACTTCCTGCTGCACGCCGACCACGACGCCCTCGCCCATCGCAACGAGACCGGCACCGAGCCGGACAGCCACAGTGATCGACACGGCTCGCATCCCGCCGGCTCGCATCCCACCAGATCGCGTAGCCGACCTCATCACCGGTCACGCCAGGTGACCCGGCGAAGGTCGCTCTACCGACCCCTCGGGTCAGACGACAAGGCGAGCGCTTGTTTGTCAGCCATTTGTGAAGCCTCAGCACACAAACTCGGGCGCCTTGCCCGCAGGTGATGTGCGCATTGTTCGAAGCGGCGACAGGAAGTTGGGGAGGACGCTGAGCGTCATACCGACTGCACCGATCCACAGGGTTCCTGTCGCTCCGAACACAGAGCCCGAGACTCCGCCCAAAAGACCACCGAGAGGAATGCCACCCCAGGATATGAATCGCGTCGTTGCGCTCATCCGACCCAGAAGCCGATCCGGTGTCAGCGCCTGTTGGAAGCTCGATTGAGAAACGACGCGGACGACTCCACCCAGTGAAAGAACCGCTAGTCCGATCGCAGCCACATACACGCTCCAACCTGGCCGCGCCAACGGCATGAGGACGGTGAACGGACAGGTGACCAGCGACGCGATCCAGATGACCGGGCCTTGCCCGACCCGCTTCGAGACCGTGGCTGCCAACAGTGCACCCAGCAAGGCACCACAACCCATTCCCGAAAGAATGAGACCAATACCGAAGGGCTGGAGCCCTACCTCCCGCTCCAAAAACACCAGCAACATACTTTGATACATGACCAGAAAGAGGTTGAATACCGCATCTCCGAGCATGATTGCACGCAGGATCGGATGACTTAGAACGAACTTCAATCCTTCCTTGATCTCTCGACCCAATTGAGGGTGCCCACTTCGCTCTGGCTTCTGTTCACGTTTCCGGATAGTGACCGCCAGCAGCCCCGACATAGCCATCCCGGCCG from Streptomyces sp. NBC_01591 includes:
- a CDS encoding MFS transporter; translated protein: MSKPSRLGLLGDRDFGRLFAATALGQLGDRIIFLALPLVAIAALHVGEFQVGLLTAMTAAGSLLVGLPAGAWVDRMRKRSMMISADLVRALVLLTVPVAWWADLLTIWWLYAVALVHGVLTVFFDVAYVSYLPHLVGRDNLVEGNSKLSAMRSVTSISGPTVAGPLVGLVGAPATLLVSSAGMAMSGLLAVTIRKREQKPERSGHPQLGREIKEGLKFVLSHPILRAIMLGDAVFNLFLVMYQSMLLVFLEREVGLQPFGIGLILSGMGCGALLGALLAATVSKRVGQGPVIWIASLVTCPFTVLMPLARPGWSVYVAAIGLAVLSLGGVVRVVSQSSFQQALTPDRLLGRMSATTRFISWGGIPLGGLLGGVSGSVFGATGTLWIGAVGMTLSVLPNFLSPLRTMRTSPAGKAPEFVC